The Populus alba chromosome 6, ASM523922v2, whole genome shotgun sequence genome contains a region encoding:
- the LOC118048532 gene encoding probable serine/threonine-protein kinase PBL7 isoform X2, with the protein MLSLLHHPNLVNLIGYCADGDQRLLVYEYMPLGSLEDHLHEVSPGKNWLDWNTRMKIAAGAAKGLEHLHDKASPPVIYRDLKCSNILLGEGYHPKLSDFGLAKLGPVGDNTHVSTRVMGTYGYCAPEYAMTGQLTLKSDVYSFGVVLLEIITGRKAIDNSKATGEQNLVAWARPLFKDRKKFSDIADPMLQGQYPPRGLYQALAVAAMCVQEQPNMRPVIADVVTALTYLACQKHDPDAETGQRSRYPPASPPPRAKRGGKILW; encoded by the exons ATGTTAAGTCTACTTCACCACCCTAACCTTGTTAATCTGATTGGTTATTGCGCTGATGGAGATCAAAGGCTTTTGGTTTATGAATACATGCCTCTAGGATCTTTAGAGGACCACCTACATG AAGTTTCACCTGGTAAGAACTGGCTTGATTGGAACACAAGAATGAAAATAGCTGCTGGGGCAGCGAAAGGATTGGAGCACTTGCATGATAAAGCTAGCCCCCCAGTTATATACCGAGATTTAAAATGTTCCAACATTTTGCTTGGTGAAGGTTATCATCCCAAGCTATCAGATTTTGGCTTGGCTAAACTGGGTCCTGTTGGGGATAACACCCATGTATCTACTAGAGTTATGGGCACCTATGGATACTGTGCACCAGAATATGCAATGACTGGGCAACTAACTCtgaaatcagatgtttatagcTTTGGGGTTGTTCTACTGGAAATCATTACAGGGCGGAAGGCAATTGACAATTCAAAAGCTACAGGGGAGCAGAATCTGGTTGCATGG GCAAGACCTTTGTTCAAAGACAGAAAAAAATTCTCAGACATAGCTGATCCAATGCTTCAAGGTCAGTATCCTCCAAGGGGCTTGTACCAAGCTCTTGCTGTTGCAGCGATGTGTGTTCAAGAGCAGCCTAATATGCGCCCCGTCATAGCTGATGTTGTCACAGCTTTGACTTACCTTGCTTGTCAAAAACATGATCCTGATGCAGAGACAGGCCAGAGATCCCGCTACCCCCCTGCCTCGCCTCCTCCTAGAGCAAAGAGGGGCGGTAAAATTCTATGGTAG
- the LOC118048532 gene encoding probable serine/threonine-protein kinase PBL7 isoform X1: MEWIPCSGISKRATKNKKNNNNNNNNNNRVIVNQKPLDQTKTSPERLRNDYPLRVKGDSKNGGSDSTTAQTFTFRELAFATKNFRAECLLGEGGFGRVYKGYLESTNQVVAIKQLNRNGLQGNREFLVEVLMLSLLHHPNLVNLIGYCADGDQRLLVYEYMPLGSLEDHLHEVSPGKNWLDWNTRMKIAAGAAKGLEHLHDKASPPVIYRDLKCSNILLGEGYHPKLSDFGLAKLGPVGDNTHVSTRVMGTYGYCAPEYAMTGQLTLKSDVYSFGVVLLEIITGRKAIDNSKATGEQNLVAWARPLFKDRKKFSDIADPMLQGQYPPRGLYQALAVAAMCVQEQPNMRPVIADVVTALTYLACQKHDPDAETGQRSRYPPASPPPRAKRGGKILW, from the exons atggAATGGATACCATGTTCTGGTATATCAAAACGGGCtacaaagaacaagaaaaacaacaacaacaacaacaacaacaacaatagggTGATCGTGAACCAGAAACCACTTGATCAGACCAAAACCTCTCCAG AGAGATTGAGGAATGATTACCCTTTGCGTGTTAAGGGGGATTCTAAAAATGGAGGGTCTGATAGCACTACAGCACAGACTTTTACATTCCGTGAATTGGCATTTGCAACTAAAAACTTTAGAGCGGAATGTCTTTTAGGTGAGGGAGGTTTTGGAAGAGTGTATAAAGGATATCTGGAAAGCACTAATCAG GTTGTGGCCATCAAGCAACTTAATCGTAATGGTTTGCAAGGGAACAGGGAGTTCCTAGTTGAAGTGTTGATGTTAAGTCTACTTCACCACCCTAACCTTGTTAATCTGATTGGTTATTGCGCTGATGGAGATCAAAGGCTTTTGGTTTATGAATACATGCCTCTAGGATCTTTAGAGGACCACCTACATG AAGTTTCACCTGGTAAGAACTGGCTTGATTGGAACACAAGAATGAAAATAGCTGCTGGGGCAGCGAAAGGATTGGAGCACTTGCATGATAAAGCTAGCCCCCCAGTTATATACCGAGATTTAAAATGTTCCAACATTTTGCTTGGTGAAGGTTATCATCCCAAGCTATCAGATTTTGGCTTGGCTAAACTGGGTCCTGTTGGGGATAACACCCATGTATCTACTAGAGTTATGGGCACCTATGGATACTGTGCACCAGAATATGCAATGACTGGGCAACTAACTCtgaaatcagatgtttatagcTTTGGGGTTGTTCTACTGGAAATCATTACAGGGCGGAAGGCAATTGACAATTCAAAAGCTACAGGGGAGCAGAATCTGGTTGCATGG GCAAGACCTTTGTTCAAAGACAGAAAAAAATTCTCAGACATAGCTGATCCAATGCTTCAAGGTCAGTATCCTCCAAGGGGCTTGTACCAAGCTCTTGCTGTTGCAGCGATGTGTGTTCAAGAGCAGCCTAATATGCGCCCCGTCATAGCTGATGTTGTCACAGCTTTGACTTACCTTGCTTGTCAAAAACATGATCCTGATGCAGAGACAGGCCAGAGATCCCGCTACCCCCCTGCCTCGCCTCCTCCTAGAGCAAAGAGGGGCGGTAAAATTCTATGGTAG